In the Limanda limanda chromosome 10, fLimLim1.1, whole genome shotgun sequence genome, one interval contains:
- the si:ch211-168f7.5 gene encoding dapper homolog 1 isoform X2, translating to MAGRRGCVTSLWSGTERVRIGERLKATLAGVLELELLRCRHLEMVEVALEDRASADAAANDEERRPEMEEGTPECSATSRRQQAPSPSDIAALPCQSSPDDCGSNSADGIVHSSSARGSNSRWSTLSWDAPSDLLSPPTPDPSGVVHLDSDSRPSSGFYSVSGSSLSDSCYSVSSDAAQGGPAPPVPPTRPLTLWEQVPPSKDNTDILWSERAAQKQEQPALPKSQGDGEPSETTPVSASSLHLKPQLDPRYCIDLVSRRNKEVYPYPSPLHAVALQSPLFTSQSQEQSSSLNPEMTPLDEPLESNTDPALPQQTAALPSVTQLEQYISRLAHQYHGRVTSSTSDLSSAATAGPVIHRGLCTPGKSHGSTVSLSAFESRSTTSTIPGGSITPSKSLLGNSARVSLSSAGKKATRNSINLGNLPSATGEDLNINLHFNLNLNLASGLNSGRVPVDNSKNGSCGALRADFTTTPTASTSSLSSVTPTPALRARPRISTCPSSLSHRSSLEVTSASGPSSGYGSSSFCRSLDWSSGAPPEAGPSMFGTNAASAPGSQRSSLIQESSASPKLSEDSAMVEEISRLSGLSRAVVVGLMEQGVELDIDCFQTDSAGDVRGHSKSHLTSQADQSHDYTRLNNLNPQRPIQLSLSVTHSPQSQASLTPPLSHSSSPIHPYQSIHVPSPHYSSHCHYQQIPSPSDLPSSTASSPASRPTTRGRSPPRPLQPSPLGATPLSVFRRDAPFQCSLPHTNSRTSPSEHSSNQTRSGSLRHSGGGSAGSGGWKRAEGDGLYRGKHSSHKLIRAATVSSYAKREDYSSVWGEEEEKEPTAAQTPRKTSNKLWRGFEGRLWGKESDKEREEMDRAEYGYGGRRNSIGSWRRENRKAKASSSRSDKRPKVDNSPMFSKKRGKEDGERCSSSVRLSRRALFRSESQGLLVPRNHGEEPAKRPHWVSSLDVGQGGMGHRDEGIRLLREKEADKRLSSTASLFNLSRSQSLEGSCHSLSPLSSPSFSPSPPPSMPLQRSRSLRDLGRRVFGSMRSLSLKRKPSKK from the exons gctccttctccttctgatATAGCGGCATTGCCCTGTCAGAGCAGCCCAGACGACTGTGGCAGTAATTCAGCAGATGGGATAGTCCACTCCTCATCTGCCAGGGGAAGTAATTCGCGCTGGTCCACTCTGTCCTGGGACGCtccctctgacctgctctctCCCCCAACACCAGACCCCAGTGGTGTGGTCCACCTGGACAGTGACTCCAGACCTAGTTCAG GTTTCTATTCAGTGAGCGGGAGCTCTCTGTCAGACTCGTGCTACTCTGTGTCCAGTGATGCCGCTCAGGGAGGACCAGCACCACCAGTGCCACCGACCCGACCTCTGACACTGTGGGAGCAGGTTCCTCCATCCAAAGACAACACTGACATCCTGTGGTCAGAGCGTGCCGCGCAGAAGCAGGAGCAGCCTGCACTGCCAAAAAGCCAGGGAGATGGAGAACCCTCAGAAACGACCCCAGTCTCAG cctcctccctccatctgaaGCCCCAGCTGGACCCTCGTTACTGCATTGACCTGGTGTCCCGTCGGAACAAAGAGGTTTACCCCTACCCCAGCCCCCTGCATGCCGTCGCCCTCCAGAGCCCCCTCTTCACCTCCCAGAGCCAGGAGCAATCCTCCTCTCTGAATCCAGAGATGACCCCACTTGATGAACCACTGGAGTCCAACACTGACCCAGCTCTGCCTCAGCAGACCGCTGCCCTGCCCTCCGTCACCCAGCTGGAGCAGTACATCTCTCGCCTGGCTCATCAGTACCACGGTCGggtcacctcctccacctctgacctctcctcAGCTGCCACCGCTGGTCCGGTCATACACAGAGGCCTTTGCACTCCTGGTAAAAGCCATGGTTCCACCGTGTCTCTTTCTGCTTTTGAGAGCCGCAGTACAACTTCCACAATCCCAGGAGGCAGCATCACTCCGTCTAAGTCACTGTTGGGAAACTCAGCCAGAGTGAGCCTCAGCTCTGCTGGGAAAAAGGCCACCAGGAACTCAATTAACCTGGGTAACCTTCCTTCAGCAACTGGAGAGGACTTGAATATAAATCTGCATTTCAACCTTAACTTGAACCTGGCCAGTGGTTTAAATTCTGGTCGGGTACCCGTGGACAATTCCAAAAATGGCAGTTGTGGAGCTTTGAGAGCTGACTTTACCACAACTCCCACTGCCTCCACTTCATCGCTCTCCTCTGTTACACCCACCCCAGCACTAAGAGCTCGCCCTCGCATTTCAACGTGTCCCAGCAGCCTGAGTCACCGCAGTTCCCTGGAGGTCACTTCAGCGTCTGGACCCAGTTCGGGATATGGATCGTCATCCTTCTGTCGCTCGTTAGACTGGAGCAGTGGTGCTCCACCCGAGGCTGGACCATCAATGTTTGGTACAAATGCTGCATCAGCTCCTGGGTCTCAGCGTAGCAGCTTGATCCAAGAGTCCAGCGCCAGTCCCAAGTTAAGCGAAGACTCCGCCATGGTGGAAGAGATCTCCCGCCTCTCTGGCCTGTCCCGGGCTGTGGTGGTTGGACTGATGGAGCAAGGTGTGGAGCTTGATATTGACTGCTTCCAAACAGATAGTGCAGGAGACGTGAGGGGTCACAGTAAATCTCACCTGACGTCCCAGGCAGATCAGTCGCATGACTATACTAGACTGAACAACCTGAATCCCCAGAGACCGATACAGCTCTCCCTCAGTGTCACCCATTCACCCCAGTCTCAGGCGAGTCTCACCCCTCCACTCTCGCACTCCAGCAGCCCCATACACCCTTACCAGTCCATCCACGTTCCCTCTCCCCACTACTCCTCACACTGCCACTACCAGCAGATCCCTTCCCCATCCGACCTTCCCTCTTCCACAGCCTCCTCCCCTGCCTCCCGCCCCACTACCAGGGGTCGCTCCCCACCCCGGCCTCTCCAGCCCTCCCCCTTGGGTGCCACCCCACTCTCTGTTTTCCGTCGGGACGCACCCTTCCAGTGCTCCCTACCCCACACCAATTCGAGGACTTCTCCTTCAGAGCACAGCAGCAATCAAACACGAAGTGGATCCCTTCGgcacagtggtggaggaagtgcAGGCAGTGGTGGGTggaagagagcagagggagatggGCTTTACAGAGGAAAGCATTCCTCTCATAAGTTGATCAGGGCCGCCACAGTGAGCAGCTACGCCAAGAGAGAGGACTACAGCTCCGTttggggtgaggaggaggaaaaggagccAACAGCTGCTCAGACACCAAGGAAGACATCCAACAAACTCTGGAGGGGTTTTGAAGGACGCCTCTGGGGCAAAGAGTCCGACAAAGAAAGGGAGGAGATGGACAGAGCTGAGTACGGCTacggagggaggaggaacagcattggaagctggaggagggagAACCGTAAGGCAAAGGCCTCATCCAGCAGGAGCGACAAGAGGCCAAAAGTAGACAACTCGCCCATGTTCTCAAAGAAGAGGGGGAAAGAAGACGGGGAGAGATGCAGCTCCAGCGTCAGGCTTTCCAGAAGGGCTTTGTTCAGGAGTGAGTCCCAAGGTTTGCTGGTGCCTCGTAACCACGGTGAGGAGCCTGCGAAGCGTCCACACTGGGTCTCCTCGTTAGACGTGGGACAAGGGGGCATGGGCCACAGAGACGAAGGGATCCGACTGCTGAGAGAAAAGGAGGCCGACAAACGCCTGTCCTCCACTGCCAGCCTCTTTAACCTCTCTCGCTCTCAGAGCCTAGAGGGCAGCTGCCACTcgctctcccctctctcctccccttccttttctccatcccctCCTCCGAGCATGCCCCTCCAGCGCTCTCGGTCTCTGAGGGACTTGGGGAGGAGAGTGTTTGGCTCCATGAGGTCTCTGAGTCTCAAACGGAAGCCATCCAAGAAATGA
- the si:ch211-168f7.5 gene encoding serine-rich adhesin for platelets isoform X1, with protein sequence MAGRRGCVTSLWSGTERVRIGERLKATLAGVLELELLRCRHLEMVEVALEDRASADAAANDEERRPEMEEGTPECSATSRRQQAPSPSDIAALPCQSSPDDCGSNSADGIVHSSSARGSNSRWSTLSWDAPSDLLSPPTPDPSGVVHLDSDSRPSSGFYSVSGSSLSDSCYSVSSDAAQGGPAPPVPPTRPLTLWEQVPPSKDNTDILWSERAAQKQEQPALPKSQGDGEPSETTPVSGPSDLEATGLSFLSDLCSGLSYSLIVSLLPLLDPVSSSSASSLHLKPQLDPRYCIDLVSRRNKEVYPYPSPLHAVALQSPLFTSQSQEQSSSLNPEMTPLDEPLESNTDPALPQQTAALPSVTQLEQYISRLAHQYHGRVTSSTSDLSSAATAGPVIHRGLCTPGKSHGSTVSLSAFESRSTTSTIPGGSITPSKSLLGNSARVSLSSAGKKATRNSINLGNLPSATGEDLNINLHFNLNLNLASGLNSGRVPVDNSKNGSCGALRADFTTTPTASTSSLSSVTPTPALRARPRISTCPSSLSHRSSLEVTSASGPSSGYGSSSFCRSLDWSSGAPPEAGPSMFGTNAASAPGSQRSSLIQESSASPKLSEDSAMVEEISRLSGLSRAVVVGLMEQGVELDIDCFQTDSAGDVRGHSKSHLTSQADQSHDYTRLNNLNPQRPIQLSLSVTHSPQSQASLTPPLSHSSSPIHPYQSIHVPSPHYSSHCHYQQIPSPSDLPSSTASSPASRPTTRGRSPPRPLQPSPLGATPLSVFRRDAPFQCSLPHTNSRTSPSEHSSNQTRSGSLRHSGGGSAGSGGWKRAEGDGLYRGKHSSHKLIRAATVSSYAKREDYSSVWGEEEEKEPTAAQTPRKTSNKLWRGFEGRLWGKESDKEREEMDRAEYGYGGRRNSIGSWRRENRKAKASSSRSDKRPKVDNSPMFSKKRGKEDGERCSSSVRLSRRALFRSESQGLLVPRNHGEEPAKRPHWVSSLDVGQGGMGHRDEGIRLLREKEADKRLSSTASLFNLSRSQSLEGSCHSLSPLSSPSFSPSPPPSMPLQRSRSLRDLGRRVFGSMRSLSLKRKPSKK encoded by the exons gctccttctccttctgatATAGCGGCATTGCCCTGTCAGAGCAGCCCAGACGACTGTGGCAGTAATTCAGCAGATGGGATAGTCCACTCCTCATCTGCCAGGGGAAGTAATTCGCGCTGGTCCACTCTGTCCTGGGACGCtccctctgacctgctctctCCCCCAACACCAGACCCCAGTGGTGTGGTCCACCTGGACAGTGACTCCAGACCTAGTTCAG GTTTCTATTCAGTGAGCGGGAGCTCTCTGTCAGACTCGTGCTACTCTGTGTCCAGTGATGCCGCTCAGGGAGGACCAGCACCACCAGTGCCACCGACCCGACCTCTGACACTGTGGGAGCAGGTTCCTCCATCCAAAGACAACACTGACATCCTGTGGTCAGAGCGTGCCGCGCAGAAGCAGGAGCAGCCTGCACTGCCAAAAAGCCAGGGAGATGGAGAACCCTCAGAAACGACCCCAGTCTCAG GACCAAGCGACCTTGAAGCGACTGGTCTGAGCTTTCTGTCTGACCTCTGCTCAGGACTCAGCTATTCCTTGATTGTTTCCCTCCTCCCACTTCTTGaccctgtttcctcttcttcagcctcctccctccatctgaaGCCCCAGCTGGACCCTCGTTACTGCATTGACCTGGTGTCCCGTCGGAACAAAGAGGTTTACCCCTACCCCAGCCCCCTGCATGCCGTCGCCCTCCAGAGCCCCCTCTTCACCTCCCAGAGCCAGGAGCAATCCTCCTCTCTGAATCCAGAGATGACCCCACTTGATGAACCACTGGAGTCCAACACTGACCCAGCTCTGCCTCAGCAGACCGCTGCCCTGCCCTCCGTCACCCAGCTGGAGCAGTACATCTCTCGCCTGGCTCATCAGTACCACGGTCGggtcacctcctccacctctgacctctcctcAGCTGCCACCGCTGGTCCGGTCATACACAGAGGCCTTTGCACTCCTGGTAAAAGCCATGGTTCCACCGTGTCTCTTTCTGCTTTTGAGAGCCGCAGTACAACTTCCACAATCCCAGGAGGCAGCATCACTCCGTCTAAGTCACTGTTGGGAAACTCAGCCAGAGTGAGCCTCAGCTCTGCTGGGAAAAAGGCCACCAGGAACTCAATTAACCTGGGTAACCTTCCTTCAGCAACTGGAGAGGACTTGAATATAAATCTGCATTTCAACCTTAACTTGAACCTGGCCAGTGGTTTAAATTCTGGTCGGGTACCCGTGGACAATTCCAAAAATGGCAGTTGTGGAGCTTTGAGAGCTGACTTTACCACAACTCCCACTGCCTCCACTTCATCGCTCTCCTCTGTTACACCCACCCCAGCACTAAGAGCTCGCCCTCGCATTTCAACGTGTCCCAGCAGCCTGAGTCACCGCAGTTCCCTGGAGGTCACTTCAGCGTCTGGACCCAGTTCGGGATATGGATCGTCATCCTTCTGTCGCTCGTTAGACTGGAGCAGTGGTGCTCCACCCGAGGCTGGACCATCAATGTTTGGTACAAATGCTGCATCAGCTCCTGGGTCTCAGCGTAGCAGCTTGATCCAAGAGTCCAGCGCCAGTCCCAAGTTAAGCGAAGACTCCGCCATGGTGGAAGAGATCTCCCGCCTCTCTGGCCTGTCCCGGGCTGTGGTGGTTGGACTGATGGAGCAAGGTGTGGAGCTTGATATTGACTGCTTCCAAACAGATAGTGCAGGAGACGTGAGGGGTCACAGTAAATCTCACCTGACGTCCCAGGCAGATCAGTCGCATGACTATACTAGACTGAACAACCTGAATCCCCAGAGACCGATACAGCTCTCCCTCAGTGTCACCCATTCACCCCAGTCTCAGGCGAGTCTCACCCCTCCACTCTCGCACTCCAGCAGCCCCATACACCCTTACCAGTCCATCCACGTTCCCTCTCCCCACTACTCCTCACACTGCCACTACCAGCAGATCCCTTCCCCATCCGACCTTCCCTCTTCCACAGCCTCCTCCCCTGCCTCCCGCCCCACTACCAGGGGTCGCTCCCCACCCCGGCCTCTCCAGCCCTCCCCCTTGGGTGCCACCCCACTCTCTGTTTTCCGTCGGGACGCACCCTTCCAGTGCTCCCTACCCCACACCAATTCGAGGACTTCTCCTTCAGAGCACAGCAGCAATCAAACACGAAGTGGATCCCTTCGgcacagtggtggaggaagtgcAGGCAGTGGTGGGTggaagagagcagagggagatggGCTTTACAGAGGAAAGCATTCCTCTCATAAGTTGATCAGGGCCGCCACAGTGAGCAGCTACGCCAAGAGAGAGGACTACAGCTCCGTttggggtgaggaggaggaaaaggagccAACAGCTGCTCAGACACCAAGGAAGACATCCAACAAACTCTGGAGGGGTTTTGAAGGACGCCTCTGGGGCAAAGAGTCCGACAAAGAAAGGGAGGAGATGGACAGAGCTGAGTACGGCTacggagggaggaggaacagcattggaagctggaggagggagAACCGTAAGGCAAAGGCCTCATCCAGCAGGAGCGACAAGAGGCCAAAAGTAGACAACTCGCCCATGTTCTCAAAGAAGAGGGGGAAAGAAGACGGGGAGAGATGCAGCTCCAGCGTCAGGCTTTCCAGAAGGGCTTTGTTCAGGAGTGAGTCCCAAGGTTTGCTGGTGCCTCGTAACCACGGTGAGGAGCCTGCGAAGCGTCCACACTGGGTCTCCTCGTTAGACGTGGGACAAGGGGGCATGGGCCACAGAGACGAAGGGATCCGACTGCTGAGAGAAAAGGAGGCCGACAAACGCCTGTCCTCCACTGCCAGCCTCTTTAACCTCTCTCGCTCTCAGAGCCTAGAGGGCAGCTGCCACTcgctctcccctctctcctccccttccttttctccatcccctCCTCCGAGCATGCCCCTCCAGCGCTCTCGGTCTCTGAGGGACTTGGGGAGGAGAGTGTTTGGCTCCATGAGGTCTCTGAGTCTCAAACGGAAGCCATCCAAGAAATGA
- the ttc9c gene encoding tetratricopeptide repeat protein 9C isoform X2: protein MKAAEKECSDVQGAAAAAAAEEPGVSGHQQTSTKPAWSLLEEAAQMKTEGNAFYREKNIRSAIGRYHRALLILRGLDSDVMARVKDFGPKTPALTPEQDTLLRNTQVDCYNNLAACLLQRESVDFARVQEYSLRVLQWRPGDVKALYRAGVATLEMGDAVMAKQYLIQAGREQPNDANVKKQLHRAEKKLNQELQKEKAMYRGMFSSGLKSSSEEGVNQTNGAGDGV from the exons ATGAAGGCAGCAGAGAAGGAGTGTTCAGACGTGCAGggggcagctgcagcagctgcagcagaggaaccaggcGTTTCTGGACACCAGCAGACTTCCACAAAGCCGGCTTGGTCTTTGCTAGAGGAAGCTGcccaaatgaaaacagaaggaAATGCCTTCTACAGGGAGAAGAACATTCGTTCGGCCATTGGCCGTTATCACCGCGCACTCCTGATCCTCCGAGGCCTCGACTCTGATGTGATGGCACGAGTGAAAGATTTTGGCCCCAAGACACCTGCTCTCACACCAGAACAAGACACTCTactgagaaacacacaagtgGACTGCTACAACAACTTAGCTG CTTGtttgctgcagagagagagtgttgaCTTTGCCCGTGTGCAGGAGTACAGCCTGCGGGTGCTGCAGTGGCGACCAGGCGATGTCAAGGCACTGTACAGGGCAGGAGTAGCCACTCTGGAGATGGGAGATGCAGTGATGGCCAAACAGTATCTGATCCAGGCCGGCAGAGAACAACCTAATG ATGCTAatgtgaagaagcagctgcaCAGGGCTGAGAAGAAACTAAATCAGGAGCTACAAAAAGAGAAGGCCATGTATCGAGGCATGTTTTCCTCTGGTCTGAAGAGCAGCTCCGAAGAAGGGGTTAACCAAACCAACGGAGCTGGGGACGGAGTTTAG
- the ttc9c gene encoding tetratricopeptide repeat protein 9C isoform X1, which translates to MHAFTLSFSFYQLLSSTAEMKAAEKECSDVQGAAAAAAAEEPGVSGHQQTSTKPAWSLLEEAAQMKTEGNAFYREKNIRSAIGRYHRALLILRGLDSDVMARVKDFGPKTPALTPEQDTLLRNTQVDCYNNLAACLLQRESVDFARVQEYSLRVLQWRPGDVKALYRAGVATLEMGDAVMAKQYLIQAGREQPNDANVKKQLHRAEKKLNQELQKEKAMYRGMFSSGLKSSSEEGVNQTNGAGDGV; encoded by the exons ATGCATGCATTTACATTAAGTTTCTCATTTTACCAATTATTGAGCTCCACTGCGGAAATGAAGGCAGCAGAGAAGGAGTGTTCAGACGTGCAGggggcagctgcagcagctgcagcagaggaaccaggcGTTTCTGGACACCAGCAGACTTCCACAAAGCCGGCTTGGTCTTTGCTAGAGGAAGCTGcccaaatgaaaacagaaggaAATGCCTTCTACAGGGAGAAGAACATTCGTTCGGCCATTGGCCGTTATCACCGCGCACTCCTGATCCTCCGAGGCCTCGACTCTGATGTGATGGCACGAGTGAAAGATTTTGGCCCCAAGACACCTGCTCTCACACCAGAACAAGACACTCTactgagaaacacacaagtgGACTGCTACAACAACTTAGCTG CTTGtttgctgcagagagagagtgttgaCTTTGCCCGTGTGCAGGAGTACAGCCTGCGGGTGCTGCAGTGGCGACCAGGCGATGTCAAGGCACTGTACAGGGCAGGAGTAGCCACTCTGGAGATGGGAGATGCAGTGATGGCCAAACAGTATCTGATCCAGGCCGGCAGAGAACAACCTAATG ATGCTAatgtgaagaagcagctgcaCAGGGCTGAGAAGAAACTAAATCAGGAGCTACAAAAAGAGAAGGCCATGTATCGAGGCATGTTTTCCTCTGGTCTGAAGAGCAGCTCCGAAGAAGGGGTTAACCAAACCAACGGAGCTGGGGACGGAGTTTAG
- the dpf2l gene encoding D4, zinc and double PHD fingers family 2, like isoform X2, protein MAAAVDSVVKVLGEQYYRDAMEQCHSYNARLCAERSILMPFLDSQTGVAQSNCYIWMEKRHRSAGVAPGQLYTYPARRWRKKRRSHPPEDPRLAFPPLKTELELGLKRDTLGAVDGSSLEALLKGEPLDRRSGVSEARGPEEDQATVEPPATSAATHTSSGRIRKRVLDHDDYLDDLDDDDFEDETPKRRGKSKSKGRSDKNGKKKMEAAAAALEERDKPYACDICGKRYKNRPGLSYHYTHSHLAEEEGEDREEIEEPPTPRQPVEQKTTKKGPNGLALPNDYCDFCLGDSTMNQKTGQSEGLVSCSDCGRSGHPTCLQFTPVMMAAVKTYRWQCIECKCCNVCGTSENDDQLLFCDDCDRGYHMYCLSPPMNEPPEGSWSCHLCLALLKDKASIYQQNQSSAPE, encoded by the exons ATGGCGGCCGCCGTCGACAGTGTTGTGAAAGT GCTGGGAGAGCAGTATTACAGAGATGCCATGGAGCAGTGCCACAGTTACAACGCTCGCCTGTGTGCTGAGCGCAGCATCCTCATGCCTTTCCTGGACTCTCAGACTGGGGTCGCCCAGTCCAACTGTTACATCTGGATGGAGAAGAGACACCGGAGCGCAG GTGTAGCTCCGGGGCAGCTGTACACCTACCCAGCCCGTCGCTGGAGGAAGAAACGGCGTTCCCATCCCCCTGAGGACCCTCGCTTGGCTTTCCCTCCTCTCAAAACGG AATTGGAACTGGGTTTGAAGCGTGACACGTTGGGCGCTGTGGATGGCAGCAGCTTGGAGGCCCTGCTGAAAGGGGAGCCCCTGGACAGGAGGAGTGGAGTGTCAGAGGCCCGCGGCCCGGAGGAGGACCAAGCCACCGTGGAGCCTCCTGCCACGTCAGCGGCCACTCACACGTCCTCCGGGCGCATTCGCAAG AGAGTCCTGGATCACGATGACTACCTGGATGACCTGGACGATGATGACTTTGAGGATGAGACTCCCAAGAGACGAGGGAAGAGCAAGTCCAAG GGTCGCAGTGACAAGAATGGTAAGAAGAAAATGGAGGCTGCAGCCGCGGCGCTGGAGGAAAGAGACAAACCTTACGCCTGCGACA TCTGTGGGAAGCGCTACAAGAACCGTCCTGGCCTGAGCTACCactacacacactctcacctggcagaggaggagggcgaggaccGCGAGGAGATCGAGGAACCACCCACTCCTCGCCAGCCTGTGGAGCAGAAGA CTACCAAGAAGGGTCCCAACGGACTGGCGCTGCCCAACGATTACTGTGATTTCTGTCTGGGCGACTCCACCATGAACCAGAAGACTGGCCAATCAGAAGGGCTGGTATCCTGCTCAGACTGTGGACGCTCAG GCCACCCGACATGCCTGCAGTTCACACCTGTGATGATGGCGGCGGTGAAGACGTACCGCTGGCAGTGCATCGAGTGCAAGTGCTGCAATGTTTGCGGCACCTCAGAGAACGAT GACCAGCTGCTGTTCTGTGACGACTGTGACCGAGGCTACCACATGTACTGTTTAAGTCCCCCCATGAATGAACCTCCTGAGG ggagctggagctgccaCCTGTGTCTGGCTCTGCTGAAGGACAAAGCCTCTATATACCAGCAGAACCAGAGCTCCGCCCCCGAGTGA
- the dpf2l gene encoding D4, zinc and double PHD fingers family 2, like isoform X1, whose product MAAAVDSVVKVLGEQYYRDAMEQCHSYNARLCAERSILMPFLDSQTGVAQSNCYIWMEKRHRSAGVAPGQLYTYPARRWRKKRRSHPPEDPRLAFPPLKTAELELGLKRDTLGAVDGSSLEALLKGEPLDRRSGVSEARGPEEDQATVEPPATSAATHTSSGRIRKRVLDHDDYLDDLDDDDFEDETPKRRGKSKSKGRSDKNGKKKMEAAAAALEERDKPYACDICGKRYKNRPGLSYHYTHSHLAEEEGEDREEIEEPPTPRQPVEQKTTKKGPNGLALPNDYCDFCLGDSTMNQKTGQSEGLVSCSDCGRSGHPTCLQFTPVMMAAVKTYRWQCIECKCCNVCGTSENDDQLLFCDDCDRGYHMYCLSPPMNEPPEGSWSCHLCLALLKDKASIYQQNQSSAPE is encoded by the exons ATGGCGGCCGCCGTCGACAGTGTTGTGAAAGT GCTGGGAGAGCAGTATTACAGAGATGCCATGGAGCAGTGCCACAGTTACAACGCTCGCCTGTGTGCTGAGCGCAGCATCCTCATGCCTTTCCTGGACTCTCAGACTGGGGTCGCCCAGTCCAACTGTTACATCTGGATGGAGAAGAGACACCGGAGCGCAG GTGTAGCTCCGGGGCAGCTGTACACCTACCCAGCCCGTCGCTGGAGGAAGAAACGGCGTTCCCATCCCCCTGAGGACCCTCGCTTGGCTTTCCCTCCTCTCAAAACGG CAGAATTGGAACTGGGTTTGAAGCGTGACACGTTGGGCGCTGTGGATGGCAGCAGCTTGGAGGCCCTGCTGAAAGGGGAGCCCCTGGACAGGAGGAGTGGAGTGTCAGAGGCCCGCGGCCCGGAGGAGGACCAAGCCACCGTGGAGCCTCCTGCCACGTCAGCGGCCACTCACACGTCCTCCGGGCGCATTCGCAAG AGAGTCCTGGATCACGATGACTACCTGGATGACCTGGACGATGATGACTTTGAGGATGAGACTCCCAAGAGACGAGGGAAGAGCAAGTCCAAG GGTCGCAGTGACAAGAATGGTAAGAAGAAAATGGAGGCTGCAGCCGCGGCGCTGGAGGAAAGAGACAAACCTTACGCCTGCGACA TCTGTGGGAAGCGCTACAAGAACCGTCCTGGCCTGAGCTACCactacacacactctcacctggcagaggaggagggcgaggaccGCGAGGAGATCGAGGAACCACCCACTCCTCGCCAGCCTGTGGAGCAGAAGA CTACCAAGAAGGGTCCCAACGGACTGGCGCTGCCCAACGATTACTGTGATTTCTGTCTGGGCGACTCCACCATGAACCAGAAGACTGGCCAATCAGAAGGGCTGGTATCCTGCTCAGACTGTGGACGCTCAG GCCACCCGACATGCCTGCAGTTCACACCTGTGATGATGGCGGCGGTGAAGACGTACCGCTGGCAGTGCATCGAGTGCAAGTGCTGCAATGTTTGCGGCACCTCAGAGAACGAT GACCAGCTGCTGTTCTGTGACGACTGTGACCGAGGCTACCACATGTACTGTTTAAGTCCCCCCATGAATGAACCTCCTGAGG ggagctggagctgccaCCTGTGTCTGGCTCTGCTGAAGGACAAAGCCTCTATATACCAGCAGAACCAGAGCTCCGCCCCCGAGTGA